The following coding sequences lie in one Lolium perenne isolate Kyuss_39 chromosome 2, Kyuss_2.0, whole genome shotgun sequence genomic window:
- the LOC127331143 gene encoding sucrose:sucrose 1-fructosyltransferase, whose protein sequence is MELHHHQTSGAVRWRVCAAVLGASAVIALLVTHALTAGSARVGLAGDVHVPVRILTATTGTAREAGASHKASGWQGAASGKDASADRFRWSKAALQWQRTAFHFQPKKNYMNDPNGPVYYRGLYHFFYQYNPKGAVWGNIAWGHAVSRDLVRWRHLPLAMVPDHWYDINGVLTGSITILPNGTVVLLYTGNTNTLEQVQCLALPADPTDPLLRSWIKHPANPVIFRPPGVGKKDFRDPTTAWFDKSDHTWRTLIGSKDDHGHAGIAIMYKTKDFVKYERIPGVVHRVEGTGMWECVDLYHVGAGNNSSGEPLYVMKASMDDERHDYYALGTYNAPANTWTPMDPEADVGIGLRYNWGKFFASTTFYDPVKRRRVLWGYVGETDSTPTDAIKGWSSVQAIPRTVALDEKTRTNLIQWPVQEFDTLRHNVSYHSGITIGAGFVSPLHLGQTAQLDIEASFRLDASAVAALNEADVLYNCSTSGGAANRGALGPFGLLIHADVGRREQTAVYFYVSRDMDWGLRTHFCHDESRSSLARDVVKRVVGSIVPLLEGEAFSVRVLVDHSIVESFAMGGRLTATSRVYPTKAIYAAGGVYVFNNATASTVTVEKLVVHEMGSSSI, encoded by the exons ATGGAGCTGCACCACCACCAAACTAGCGGCGCCGTGAGGTGGCGCGTGTGCGCCGCCGTCCTGGGCGCCTCGGCTGTGATCGCGCTTCTCGTCACCCATGCGCTCACAGCTGGGTCCGCCCGGGTGGGTCTGGCCGGCGACGTGCATGTTCCAGTCCGCATCCTGACAGCGACGACGGGGACGGCGAGAGAGGCCGGTGCGTCGCACAAGGCGTCGGGGTGGCAGGGCGCCGCCTCCGGCAAGGACGCGAGCGCGGACAGGTTCCGGTGGAGCAAGGCGGCGCTGCAATGGCAGCGCACCGCGTTCCATTTCCAGCCAAAGAAGAACTATATGAATG ATCCCAACG GTCCAGTGTACTACCGTGGGCTGTACCACTTCTTCTACCAGTACAATCCAAAGGGCGCCGTGTGGGGCAACATTGCGTGGGGCCACGCAGTGTCCCGGGACCTGGTTCGGTGGCGCCACCTACCACTGGCCATGGTCCCCGACCACTGGTACGACATCAACGGCGTCTTGACAGGCTCCATCACCATCCTCCCCAACGGCACCGTCGTCTTGCTCTACACGGGGAACACCAACACAttggagcaagtccagtgcctcgctCTCCCTGCAGACCCCACCGACCCCCTCCTTCGTAGCTGGATCAAGCACCCCGCCAACCCCGTCATTTTCCGTCCACCCGGTGTCGGCAAAAAGGATTTCCGTGACCCCACCACCGCATGGTTTGACAAATCCGACCACACATGGCGCACCCTCATCGGCTCCAAGGACGACCACGGCCACGCCGGCATTGCCATCATGTACAAGACGAAAGACTTTGTCAAGTACGAGCGGATCCCTGGGGTAGTCCACCGCGTTGAGGGCACTGGAATGTGGGAGTGTGTCGACTTATACCATGTCGGTGCCGGCAACAACTCATCAGGAGAGCCTTTATATGTGATGAAGGCGAGCATGGATGATGAACGACACGACTACTATGCGTTGGGGACATACAACGCGCCTGCCAACACGTGGACACCGATGGATCCGGAGGCAGATGTGGGTATCGGACTAAGGTACAACTGGGGAAAGTTTTTTGCGTCCACGACGTTCTACGATCCGGTGAAGCGGCGGCGCGTCTTGTGGGGGTATGTCGGTGAGACCGATTCGACGCCTACCGACGCCATCAAGGGATGGTCTTCAGTGCAG GCGATCCCAAGGACGGTGGCGTTGGATGAGAAGACCAGGAccaacctcatccaatggcctgtgCAGGAGTTTGATACCCTCCGCCACAACGTGAGCTACCACAGCGgcatcaccatcggtgccggcttcgtCTCACCGCTCCACCTCGGCCAAACCGCTCAGCTCGACATTGAGGCCTCCTTCCGCCTCGACGCTTCCGCTGTCGCCGCCCTCAACGAGGCTGACGTGCTGTACAACTGCAGCACCAGCGGCGGCGCTGCCAACCGCGGCGCCCTTGGTCCCTTTGGTCTCCTCATCCATGCCGACGTTGGCCGAAGGGAGCAAACGGCGGTGTACTTCTACGTATCCAGGGACATGGACTGGGGCCTCCGGACCCACTTCTGCCACGATGAGTCGCGGTCGTCTCTTGCCAGAGACGTCGTGAAGCGGGTGGTGGGCAGCATCGTGCCGTTGCTCGAGGGTGAGGCTTTTTCTGTCAGGGTGCTCGTGGACCATTCGATCGTGGAGAGCTTCGCGATGGGTGGGAGGTTGACGGCGACATCACGGGTGTACCCGACGAAGGCCATCTATGCTGCGGGTGGGGTGTATGTATTCaataacgccaccgcctccacggtCACGGTGGAGAAGCTGGTGGTGCACGAGATGGGCTCATCCTCAATATGA